From Erythrobacter sp. YJ-T3-07:
CTGGCCGGACGAGTGCGCCGCCAGGCGCAGACTAGCGCGGGGGTTGCCCGGCTCAACGCCTCGCTGGCGCGCTTCGCCGGGCTGATGGGCGGGCTCTCCGACCGGGACGAGACTGCGCGCGTCGCGTGCGGCGAGATCGGCGGCCTGCTCGATGTGGAGGCGATCATCGTTTCGATCGAGGATGACCGGCTGGTGGTGCGCGGGAACGAGCACTACCGCGAACTCGATATGGTCGATCAGGCTGCGGCGAAGTGGACGCTTGAAAACGGCGAGCCTGCCGGGCGAGACACCGGCACCCTGAACGCAGCCGACTGGCAATTCCACCCGTTGAGGACTGCGCTCGGCATGATGGGTGTGCTGGGCATCGCGCGACCGTCTCAGCAGCGCGTGATCCGCCCCGACGACGCGACGCTGCTCGCCTCGCTGGTCGATCAGACCGCCTTGGCGCACGAGCGGCTCGTGCTGGAGGCGCGCGCGCGCGAGGTCGATGCCCTGCAGCAGCGTGACCAGCTTCGCGGAGCTCTGCTCGGTAGCATCGCCCACGATCTGCGCACGCCGCTTACCGCAGTGATCGCCGCTACCGAGGCAATCCCATCCGAGGGATCTTTTGCCAGCGAAGTGCTCATCGCGCGCGAGGAATCGCGTCGGTTGCAACGCTTTCTGAACGATCTGCTGGAAGCTTCGCGGATCGAGCATGGCGCTATCCAGCCCAAGCTGGAAAGCGTCGATCTGACCGACATCATCGCCGCGGTCCTGCGCGATTTGCGGCAAACCGGCCCCGATACGCGGGTCGAGACCGCGATCGATGCCGATTGCCCGCTGGTGCGCACCGATGCCCTGCTTGTCCGACATGTGCTGATCAACCTGATCGACAACGCGCTCAAATTCTCGCCGCAGTCGAGCAAAATTCTGGTCGAGCTCGATTGCAGAAACGATGACGTGGCGCTGCGAGTGCTCGACCGGGGGCCGGGCCTCCCGCCCGACGCTGCCGCGCTGTTCGACCGGTTCGAGCGGCTCGAAGGAACCGATCGCGTGGGCGGTTCGGGCCTTGGCCTTTGGATTGCGAAGAACTTCGTCGAGGCGGTGGGGGGCTCCATCACGGCCCAGAATCGCGAAGGCGGCGGCGCAGTGTTCGCGATCGCGCTGCCATCCGCTACGCTCGTGTCCGAGGAGACCGCTGACGATGCGTAGCGACGTGCTGATCATCGACGACGAGCCCGCGATCCGGCGTTTGCTCACCAGCGCGCTCGACCGCAGCGGCATTAGCCATGCCGAGGCAGCGAATGCGGGGGAGGCACTGCGGCTCGCAACGGCCCAGCCGGCACCGCTGGTTGCGCTTCTCGACCTTGGCCTGCCCGATCGCGACGGACTCGAAATCGTCCCGCAGCTTGCCTCGCTGGGCCTCGCGGTCATCGTCCTGACCGCGCGCGACGCCACCGAGGAGAAGGTCGATGCGCTCGATCTGGGTGCCGATGATTTCGTCACCAAGCCGTTCGACAGCGAGGAGCTGCTCGCCCGGGTTCGGTCCGCGCTGCGGCGTAAGGCAGGCCCGCTCGCCGACAGCGCTTCGCGGCAATTCGCCGAGGGCACGATCGATCGCGAGGCGCATGCCGTCACGATACGGGGCGAGAAAGCCGAACTGACGCCGCGCGAGTTCAATCTGCTCTGGGCGCTGGCCGACCGCCCGGGACGCGTAGTCACGCATGAGAGCCTGCTAGAAACGGTCTGGGGGCCCGCGCACCGCCAGGACTTGGACTATCTGCGGGTCGCGATCCGCTCCCTTCGACGGAAAATGGAGCAGGATGCGAGTAATCCGAGGTTGATCGTGAACGAACCCGGCGTTGGCTATCGCGTAGCCGTAACCCAAGGTTTGCGAGACTAATTTGATCCGAGGTGAGCGGCACACCGGGTGGTCTGCTTACGGCCCACAAGCCGCCAGACTGCTGCAGTCAGCAAAGCGCCCCAAAGGCGGTCATTCAGCATACTGCTAGAACTGCCTGTCAGCTGCCATTCGAAATCACTGGCCGACTACAGGCTGATCAATAATCTACACCCTGAATCCAAGACGCCGAGTCGAAACTATCGCCCATCCAGCGGTTATAGACTTTCAAGCTTCGCAAAATTGGCTACCCCAGGTGCTGGCTGGCGCGAATGGCGTATTGGCCCAGCGGACAATCCGCCAAGCTTCCCTGCCGCATCGGCAACTTTCGCAAGCCTGCCTTCATCGATCCTGTAATAGACGAGCTTGGCGTCCTTCCGGGTTTTCACGAGGCCGGCATTGCGAAGGACCGCCAACTGCTGTGATAGCGTCGGCTGGCCGATCTCCGCTGCGTCGTCGATCTCACCGACATTACGCTCCGTGCCCGTCAAAGCCTGCATTATCCGCAAGCGCACGGGATGAGCGAGTGCCTTCAAGGCTTCGACCAGCTCTTCGTCAGTCATTTGCGCGCCCCTCGCTTGGTTTCTCTCATGAACCAGTCGGTCTGACCCTTGGTGGAGAAAACCGTATCCAGCGATGCGTCGGGCTGGGCCAGCAGCGCTTCTCCAGGTGCCCAATTCGCAGGGGCGAGAACCGGTCCATCGTCGACTGCCTGAAGAGCATCGAGGGTCCGCAGCATTTCGGGCGTCGAACGGCCTACGTTTGCGGGATAGCAGGTCATCGCCCGGATAACGCCGGTTGGATCGATGAAGAATGTCGTCCGGACTGTCGCGCTGTCGCTGTCGTTCGGCGCCACCATGCCATAGGCGCGCCCGATCACGAGTGTGGGATCCTCAACGATCGGGAAGCGCACCTCGATGTCATAGCGATCGCGGATCAGCCGCAGCCAGGCGAAATGCGAGAACAGGCTATCGACTGAGAGCGCCATCAGCGCGCAGTCGCGCTGTTCGAACTCGCTGGCCGCTTGGGCCAGTGCGACGAACTCGGTCGTGCACACAGGCGTGAAATCCGCAGGGTGCGAGAACAGGATCAGCCACCGCCCCCGGCAATCCGAAAGGCGGACATCTCCTGTCGTGCTGCGCGCGGAAAAGTCGGGGGCGACGTCTCCGATACGCAATCCGGCGCACGGCGCCTGTCGTTCGCCATCGGCTTTGATCATCTCGGTCATCGAGCTTTCATAACACTTGACAGCAGAATAGCAACACATATAAACGGTTTATGTAAATGTATGGAGATCAAGCCATGGCTGACGATCAAAACCTCAACAGCGCCGCCGCCCAGGTCGAGCGCGCCCAGGCCGACAAGTGCCTCCGCCCCTCTATTGCGGGATTTTTTGACGAGGCAACGAACACGGTCTCGTATGTTGTGCACGATCCCAAGACGGACGAAGCGGCGATTATCGACTCGGTCTTGGACTTCGAAGCAGCGTCCGGGCGGACCTCGAACGGTTCGGCCGACCGCATTATCGAGTATGTCACTTCTAATAATCTGAAAGTGACATGGCTGATCGAGACGCACGCGCACGCGGATCACATCTCAGCAGCTCCCTATCTGCAGGAGCGGCTCGGGGGTAAGCTGGCTATCGGACGCGACATCATCCGCGTGCAGGAGGTATTCGGCAAGCTCTTCAACGCGGGCACCGATTTCGAACGTGACGGATCGCAGTTCGACAAGCTGTTCGAAGACGGCGAAACCTTCAAGGTCGGTGAG
This genomic window contains:
- a CDS encoding helix-turn-helix transcriptional regulator, whose translation is MTDEELVEALKALAHPVRLRIMQALTGTERNVGEIDDAAEIGQPTLSQQLAVLRNAGLVKTRKDAKLVYYRIDEGRLAKVADAAGKLGGLSAGPIRHSRQPAPGVANFAKLESL
- a CDS encoding peroxiredoxin, translated to MTEMIKADGERQAPCAGLRIGDVAPDFSARSTTGDVRLSDCRGRWLILFSHPADFTPVCTTEFVALAQAASEFEQRDCALMALSVDSLFSHFAWLRLIRDRYDIEVRFPIVEDPTLVIGRAYGMVAPNDSDSATVRTTFFIDPTGVIRAMTCYPANVGRSTPEMLRTLDALQAVDDGPVLAPANWAPGEALLAQPDASLDTVFSTKGQTDWFMRETKRGARK
- a CDS encoding MBL fold metallo-hydrolase, yielding MADDQNLNSAAAQVERAQADKCLRPSIAGFFDEATNTVSYVVHDPKTDEAAIIDSVLDFEAASGRTSNGSADRIIEYVTSNNLKVTWLIETHAHADHISAAPYLQERLGGKLAIGRDIIRVQEVFGKLFNAGTDFERDGSQFDKLFEDGETFKVGELEGIALHVPGHTPADMAFIIGDAAFVGDTIFMPDFGTARADFPGGDAHQLYRSIRRLLSLPDETRLFLCHDYKAPGRDEYAWETTVKQQRQENVHVKDGVSEEDFVEMRTTRDKTLAMPNLIMPSVQVNIRGGRLPDPEDNGVSYIKIPVNAV
- a CDS encoding response regulator transcription factor is translated as MRSDVLIIDDEPAIRRLLTSALDRSGISHAEAANAGEALRLATAQPAPLVALLDLGLPDRDGLEIVPQLASLGLAVIVLTARDATEEKVDALDLGADDFVTKPFDSEELLARVRSALRRKAGPLADSASRQFAEGTIDREAHAVTIRGEKAELTPREFNLLWALADRPGRVVTHESLLETVWGPAHRQDLDYLRVAIRSLRRKMEQDASNPRLIVNEPGVGYRVAVTQGLRD